A single genomic interval of Psychroserpens sp. NJDZ02 harbors:
- a CDS encoding 3-hydroxyacyl-CoA dehydrogenase — MNYKNVTIAGSGVLGYQIAFQTAFHGFNVTVYDINDAVLDKAKAKFENMCDVFKRDLKATQEQLDQTRQNLSYTSDLAEAVKEADLLIEAVPENPKIKVEFYHKLAKVAPEKTVFVTNSSTLLPSQFAEATGRPEKFLALHFANNIWIHNTAEVMGHATTDLQNFNDVVAFAKAIGMLALPLHKEQPGYILNSLLVPLLSAATNLLVNKVADVQTIDKTWIKATGAPVGPFGILDVVGITTAYNINKIAVEKTNDPLKIKTVKYLKEHFIDKNKLGVATGEGFYKYPNPAFMDPDFLK, encoded by the coding sequence ATGAATTATAAAAATGTAACCATAGCAGGAAGTGGTGTTTTAGGCTATCAGATCGCTTTTCAAACCGCATTTCATGGATTTAATGTCACCGTTTATGATATTAATGATGCTGTTTTAGATAAAGCAAAAGCTAAATTTGAGAACATGTGCGACGTGTTTAAAAGGGACTTAAAAGCAACACAAGAACAGTTAGATCAAACGCGTCAAAACCTAAGTTATACGTCTGATTTAGCAGAAGCCGTAAAAGAGGCAGATTTATTAATTGAAGCCGTGCCAGAAAACCCAAAAATCAAAGTAGAGTTTTATCATAAATTAGCAAAAGTAGCTCCTGAAAAAACAGTGTTTGTAACCAATTCTTCAACATTATTACCTAGTCAGTTTGCAGAAGCAACAGGGCGTCCTGAAAAGTTTTTAGCATTGCATTTTGCAAATAATATTTGGATTCATAATACCGCAGAAGTTATGGGTCATGCCACTACAGATTTACAAAATTTTAATGATGTAGTCGCTTTTGCTAAAGCTATTGGTATGTTAGCTTTGCCACTACATAAAGAGCAACCTGGATATATCCTTAACTCTTTACTTGTACCGTTATTAAGTGCAGCCACTAACTTATTAGTAAATAAGGTTGCAGATGTCCAAACTATAGATAAAACATGGATTAAGGCAACCGGAGCACCTGTTGGACCTTTTGGTATACTAGATGTTGTGGGGATTACTACAGCGTATAATATTAATAAAATAGCAGTAGAAAAAACCAATGATCCTTTAAAAATCAAAACCGTAAAATACTTAAAAGAACATTTTATTGATAAAAATAAATTAGGTGTTGCTACGGGAGAAGGGTTTTATAAGTATCCAAATCCAGCGTTTATGGATCCTGATTTTTTAAAATAG
- a CDS encoding BON domain-containing protein: MKTDFELKNDILEELSWLPNIDETQIGVTVNNGIATLTGIVSDLPKKTAIEDAIKSLAGVKAVAEAIKVKYGSSDKQSDIEIAKAAINALEWNASVPSEDIIVEVEDGRVYLTGELEWPYQKSFAKRTIEHLYGVKEVVNNIHLKPKATPHNVEQLIQKAFKRSANIDAKNIKVAVNNQTLTLSGTVHSIKEKDDAEIAAYNAPGINNVINQLQVDYYPMYL; the protein is encoded by the coding sequence ATGAAAACAGATTTTGAACTTAAAAATGACATTTTAGAAGAATTGTCATGGTTGCCAAATATAGACGAGACTCAAATTGGTGTAACCGTAAATAATGGTATTGCAACGCTTACAGGAATTGTAAGTGATTTACCAAAAAAAACAGCTATTGAAGATGCTATAAAGTCTCTTGCTGGAGTAAAAGCTGTAGCCGAAGCAATTAAAGTAAAATATGGCAGTAGCGATAAACAGTCTGATATAGAGATTGCAAAAGCAGCAATAAATGCTTTAGAGTGGAATGCATCTGTACCATCAGAGGATATTATTGTTGAGGTGGAAGATGGTAGGGTTTATTTGACTGGCGAATTAGAGTGGCCTTATCAAAAAAGCTTCGCCAAAAGAACTATTGAGCATTTATATGGTGTAAAAGAAGTGGTTAATAATATTCATTTAAAACCAAAAGCAACACCTCATAATGTAGAACAGCTCATTCAAAAAGCATTTAAGCGTTCGGCTAATATTGACGCTAAAAATATTAAAGTAGCGGTTAATAATCAAACGTTAACATTAAGTGGAACCGTGCATTCTATTAAGGAAAAAGATGATGCAGAAATTGCAGCGTATAATGCGCCAGGAATTAATAACGTAATCAATCAATTGCAAGTCGATTATTACCCAATGTATTTATAA
- a CDS encoding BON domain-containing protein has product MRTDLSIKEDILDELEWQPSIDETQIGVVVKDGIVTLTGTVDSYVKKREAEKAAKSVVGVKAVAEEIEVQYSETSHKSDTEIATAAVNALKWNISVPSNKIEVKVEDGWVYLSGDVMWDFEKTAAKKAVENLQSVKYVVNNIALKNAVRAEDIKNKIKKAFERSADIDAKDITVKAEGHNIKLTGKVHSLKEKDDARRTAFYAPGVWSVDNELEVEY; this is encoded by the coding sequence ATGAGAACAGATTTAAGTATTAAAGAAGACATCTTAGACGAATTAGAATGGCAACCAAGTATTGACGAAACTCAAATTGGAGTTGTTGTAAAAGATGGTATTGTAACACTAACAGGAACAGTGGATAGTTATGTTAAAAAACGTGAAGCAGAAAAAGCAGCTAAAAGTGTTGTAGGTGTTAAGGCTGTAGCCGAAGAGATTGAAGTGCAATACAGCGAAACCTCTCACAAATCGGATACAGAAATTGCTACCGCTGCTGTTAATGCATTAAAATGGAATATTTCTGTACCTTCTAACAAAATCGAGGTTAAGGTTGAAGATGGCTGGGTCTATTTAAGTGGTGATGTGATGTGGGATTTTGAAAAAACTGCAGCAAAAAAAGCAGTTGAGAATCTACAAAGTGTAAAGTATGTAGTAAATAATATTGCATTAAAAAACGCGGTGAGAGCAGAAGACATTAAAAATAAAATTAAAAAAGCATTTGAGCGTTCTGCAGATATTGATGCTAAGGATATTACTGTAAAAGCTGAAGGTCATAACATTAAATTGACAGGTAAAGTACATTCATTAAAAGAAAAAGATGATGCCAGACGAACTGCATTTTACGCACCAGGAGTATGGAGTGTAGACAATGAGTTGGAAGTAGAGTATTAA
- a CDS encoding Dps family protein, translating into MKTPNIGISAENRQAVADQLSKILADEFVLYSKTLNFHWNVEGPDFHSVHLYLETLYEAQQDVVDTVAEKIRMLGHYVPATLEKYSQLTHLTEKVKGKNDSQSIFAELLEDHESIIIFIREEIQPMADKWQADGISDYITGLMEQHEKTAWMLRSHLK; encoded by the coding sequence ATGAAAACACCAAACATAGGTATTTCAGCAGAAAACAGACAAGCTGTAGCAGATCAGTTATCTAAAATATTAGCAGACGAATTTGTATTATATTCTAAAACTTTAAATTTTCATTGGAACGTTGAAGGTCCAGATTTTCATTCGGTGCACCTTTATCTAGAAACCTTGTATGAAGCGCAACAAGATGTTGTAGATACAGTCGCAGAAAAAATACGCATGTTAGGTCATTATGTACCTGCAACATTAGAAAAATATTCGCAATTAACGCATCTTACTGAAAAAGTAAAAGGTAAAAATGATAGTCAAAGCATCTTTGCAGAATTACTAGAAGATCACGAAAGCATTATCATTTTTATTAGAGAAGAAATACAGCCTATGGCAGATAAATGGCAAGCAGATGGTATTAGTGATTACATAACCGGACTTATGGAACAGCACGAAAAAACAGCTTGGATGTTAAGATCACACTTAAAATAA